In Lepus europaeus isolate LE1 chromosome 19, mLepTim1.pri, whole genome shotgun sequence, the genomic window CTGGGGGGGCCAGAGGCTGCGGAAGATCGGGGCGCCTGTCCATTTGAGGGCCActtgcctctctccctccacttcctcctctccgCCCGCCCCACCACGGCCCTCCCCGGCCCCACGGCCTCTGTTACACCTGTCCAGCCCCGGGGACGCCACGCCGTGCCCTGGTGGGTGCCCGGGTGCTGGTGCAGGGGTAATGGGCCTTACCCCGGCGGGCTGCCATGGGCATGGCAGGGTTGGGACGGAGCTGGGGACCGACCGTGGGGGTGGCCCTGCCCCTCACCTGGCTGGGGAAGTCTTCTGAGGGGTAGGCGGCAGCAGCGGCAGGGAGGCCGGGCCCGGGGGcctccaggctgggggaggggtcgaGGCTCCCCGTGGGGCTGTAGCTGGAGGGTccatagcagagttggagagCCTGGGGATGGCCGAAGGCAGCGGCCGTCGCTGGGTCGAAGGCCTCGTAGGGGGCGGCCGGGACGGGCGGAGCCTCAGTCCAGCCCCACAGGGAGTCTGGGGAGGGGCACCGAGTCAGAGACTGGCACACAGGGCCATTGTGTGGGCTGTGCAAATCGGTGACCCCAGCATTTGCATGGCGGAGCGGGCCGGGgctgagggggagaggggaggggaggagggctgggagcCGGGCTGCCATCTTCCCGCCCCTCTCTGTGAAAGGGAGCCCAgtcccaggagggcaggaggctgggccagggtcactCACCAGGAGCCCCCTCGGAGTCGGGGCAGCTGGAGTGCTTGCAGCTGTCCAGGTCATAGAAGACGCCCTCGGGGTACTGTGGGGGGGTCAGGGTGTCATCCCCACCCCCAGACTCCCAGGAGACAAGGAAAGAACCCAGAGACAGACGCAACTCCCGAGACACACACAGCGGCCAGCCCGGCACGAGGCGTCCCCTCTGTGCCTGGTCCCCCgcccttgcctgcctgcctgccgggggtgggggtgcggagcagcaggaggcaggggtcTTCAGCGACACAGCCGGGTGGAGGACAAGCTCCTGGGCACCCCCACGGGAGCCGGAGCGCAGCACCAGAGCCGTCAGTGAGGACGATGCCCGCGCGGTGGCATCCGCCCGAGGCGCCCTGCgcacctgctgctgcacacaCAGCTGAAAtgaatggggtgggggtgggggtgggggtgtccctgggaaggggctggggccagggaatGGCCCCCTTCTGGTCAgccccacacgggtggcagcagGACAGGCAGACCCGCAGGGGTGCACCCAGGACGGCGCCTACACTGACTCATACAAGCGAGGCTTTCTCCCGACCACATCCAGTGTGGTCACTTTCTCGGGCTGGCGCGCGGGGCCAAGGGTGTAAACCggaggaataaaccagtgcacGAAAGCAGGAGGCCCAGGGACGCACAAAGCCGCGGGAAGGGGACATCAGAACTGCACGGTGGCGGGCAGACAGAAAGGGACGCGCAGTGGCCACCaggcttccctccccccttccctgacCCTGGGGGCCCCCCGACTCACCAGACAGCTGAAATGGGGTGCGTCCAGCCTGGCgggggagagacacaggggcATGTCAAGGCCgggggctggcaggggcaggtggcGGCAGCTGTGACCACCCAAGCCGTGCAGTCGTGTGGTGTCCCCGAGTGGGCCCAGTCCTACCACATCCAACCCCCGCTCCCTCCCCGGGACAGGAAGTGGGGGCCGGGGGGCCAGGCAAATGTTCCCCCTCCCCGGGATTTGCATAGacaggggctggggggcgggggcagggaaaGTGAGGGAGAAAGTCCCTGGGGAGGTGTGGGTACCAGCGAGCAGTGGGGGTGTCGAGGGGCCCTGGGCCCAGCGCGGCCTCAGTGAGCCAGCAGCTTAAATGGGTCCTCCTGGGGCCAGAGGACAGGGATGAGGGGAGGGTGCAGGCGCGCCCCATGCGGAGCAGGAAGTGTTTCTGGATCCCGGGATGGagaggctggggggcaggggctgaaggagaaacagggacccagccccagaggctggggggggggggggcagcacacAGAGCCGCAGGCGCAGACAGCTGCAGGCAGCCTGGAGGCAGCCACCTCGGTGGGGGACGCAGGTGCTCCAGGAGGGCTGGGCAGCCGCGAGGCCAGACACCCTCCCCTCCCGCCCACCTGCCTGTGGGTGCGGGGTCGTGAGGGGTGGGGGCCCCACTTACTGTGCAGCCTCCAGGGCGAGCATGgtgcgggctgggctgggcttgcCGCTGGCTGTGGCCGCCACCCCTTTATAtaccttggcccagcccccggGGTTGGGGGGGCGGGGGTACAGGGCACTGGGCCCTCCTCGAAAATCCCCTCGGGGAGGGGGCTGGATTGCACAACCCCTTGGTCACGTG contains:
- the SPIB gene encoding transcription factor Spi-B isoform X1, producing the protein MQIPGRGNICLAPRPPLPVPGRERGLDVVGLGPLGDTTRLHGLGGHSCRHLPLPAPGLDMPLCLSPARLDAPHFSCLYPEGVFYDLDSCKHSSCPDSEGAPDSLWGWTEAPPVPAAPYEAFDPATAAAFGHPQALQLCYGPSSYSPTGSLDPSPSLEAPGPGLPAAAAAYPSEDFPSQPLAPPVYAPYPSPVLSEEEELLMDSPALEVSDSEAEEALMAGPEGRGSEAGARKKLRLYQFLLGLLTRGDMRECVWWVEPGAGVFQFSSKHKELLARRWGQQKGNRKRMTYQKLARALRNYAKTGEIRKVKRKLTYQFDSALLPAARRA